From the Candidozyma auris chromosome 2, complete sequence genome, the window CTGAACGATACCTCCGTTAGCGATTTTAACAATCTTCGCAAAACTTATGCCTTCCTCCTTTGCTTGACCCATGAGGCGCCTGATTGCCAATTGCTTAGCCTTTCTGACAATCGAGGACAAATCTCTTGGTGTCAAGCCAGCAGACTGTAATGCAAGAGATTGAAAGCTCACATCGGAACGTTTGGAAAACTTTAATCCAGAGACATCAAGTCTAccttcaaattcaaccTTGTCCTTATAAGCCTGAGGCAAGTGCTCACTGTTGTAAGTCcttgtttctttttcaagtagGTAGCTGAAAATCTCACGTCTTTCCGGCTCATCAGGAACCGTCACATCAATTTGGAACTTGACGATTTGGGTGAAGTTCTCGCTCAACTTGTCGATGTCATTGCAGCTTGCAATAAGGGCCATATTGTGATACTTGTCTAAGAATTCCTTGAGAGTTTTCACCACCCGCAAAGAGAGAGACGTCGAACTGTTTGCTCTTTGGTCATTCGGGTCAGTCTTGACGCACAAATTCTCTATGTGCTTGATGTAAAGAAGGTGGAATGCGCTAGAATTTTTAGCTTCTAGCTGACCGTTTAGATATTTTTCTATGCGTCCACTCAAAAGCCCGACAGACTTCAATTCAGCACCTGGCTTTATGAAGTCGAAAGCGTCAAGCTCAATGAGGTTGAGGCCCATATTGAGAGCTACGCTTCTCACCATCGTAGTTTTGCCCAATCCTCTAGACATAGAGTTCAAGAGAATCGTGCTCTTGAGACGAATATTTGTCTTGTTTTCGACTGttgttttcaaaattttttgaaactcGTCTGCATACTTGAAGTGAGAAGGCGTGTTCCTGATTGCATtggaaaagtcaaagagTGGCGGAAGCTGAAGATACGACAGGAAGTTGTTGAATGCATCTTTTGGAGCTCTCACAAATTCCACACCCGACGATGTAAGTGCAGTTTGGTTTGGATCTATGCGGAATTGGCCCTGggcatcttcatcttcagcGCCACTCAATTCAAGTACCTTGAACCAAGCAATGGCGTCAGGATTTCCCTTAAGCGGCACATTTGAAATACTCAGcttgtcttcctcattTGTGCCATCCTGATTTTGCTGTAGCGAGGAAACATCGAAGATGGTTTTGGCAAGGACGGTATCGATGCAAACAGGTATGACGTCACCCTGACGAACAATCTTCACCCGAGAGTGAAAAGTATGCTTGAGCTCTGAAAGAAAACTTTGTTGGTAAGTCCTATCGGTAGTGATTGGCGACGCAATCCTCGCAATGGTGGCTGTTTTGGCGACAGGAAATGCGTCGGTGAAGGTATTATTTTTGGTTTTTAATGGCTTCAAATGAACTTCGGAActctcatcaacatcaagattCACCAAAAGTAAAGGTGATAGGTAGATCGTTCCTGCTTGGAAGGACTTGTTCGGCTCCAAGACTGTGAATATTTTGATTGTGACCTCTTGATCACCAACACATAGCGATGCTAAATCGCCACTGAGTAGAGGAAAACCAACTCTGGAAAGATCTTCTGTACTAAGGTACGCGTAACGGTCGTAATCTTCCCTGGCAAAAAAAGGCGGGAGGTCATTTATAGAGATTGGTTGTGGTAACGGACGAACAGCCAAAGGGTACTTCTTGAACgcctcatcttcattcaAATGCATGCTTCTGGAAAGGTATTGGGACACGTCAAAGTCAATTTCTTCGTCCAGAGTTTCATCGGAATCAACGTCTGCGGGATCCTGAGTACTCTGATGTGGTTTTTTAACGAACACAAGCTCTGTAGAGGCATCTACTCTCCCCTGGAAGTAAGGTTCGCAAAGTTTGACAGTACCATTGAGAGCTCTAACAGAGCAATTGGTCGATATAACAGCAGCATTGCTAGCGGTCCATTCTTCGACAAAGCGATCTTTCACCATTTGCGAAGATCCATTTTGTAGAATGTGAAAGATCCCCTCTGGCACCTCAATATACGCCTTTGAGATCAGTGGAATTGACTCTAGATCAATCGACTGGATCACACAGCCGTTGACCGTGATGTTGTTGCCGAACTTGACTAAGTTGGAGtggttggtgatggtgacCGAGGATGAAGTTGGACAATCATTATCGATCGAGGTGACTCTGTAGACAACGAATTCGTTGAAGTAGTCTGGCACCCcaatgaacttgatgaGCACAAACTTAGGCTCATCTTTGTCAATGGGCCCATCATTCTGCGTGCTGGGGAACAACCGGACGAAAAGCTCAAACGATAAGCTGACACTGTCGGTGACGAAGATGGTAGGATCGTTGACCACACGAACATTGGCCACCGTGGAAATCGAGGGGTCC encodes:
- the PEX6 gene encoding AAA family ATPase peroxin 6, which produces MPSTVQVKDPSISTVANVRVVNDPTIFVTDSVSLSFELFVRLFPSTQNDGPIDKDEPKFVLIKFIGVPDYFNEFVVYRVTSIDNDCPTSSSVTITNHSNLVKFGNNITVNGCVIQSIDLESIPSISKAYIEVPEGIFHILQNGSSQMVKDRFVEEWTASNAAVISTNCSVRALNGTVKLCEPYFQGRVDASTELVFVKKPHQSTQDPADVDSDETSDEEIDFDVSQYLSRSMHLNEDEAFKKYPLAVRPLPQPISINDLPPFFAREDYDRYAYLSTEDLSRVGFPLLSGDLASLCVGDQEVTIKIFTVLEPNKSFQAGTIYLSPLLLVNLDVDESSEVHLKPLKTKNNTFTDAFPVAKTATIARIASPITTDRTYQQSFLSELKHTFHSRVKIVRQGDVIPVCIDTVLAKTIFDVSSLQQNQDGTNEEDKSSISNVPLKGNPDAIAWFKVLELSGAEDEDAQGQFRIDPNQTALTSSGVEFVRAPKDAFNNFSSYLQLPPLFDFSNAIRNTPSHFKYADEFQKILKTTVENKTNIRLKSTILLNSMSRGLGKTTMVRSVALNMGLNLIELDAFDFIKPGAELKSVGLLSGRIEKYLNGQLEAKNSSAFHLLYIKHIENLCVKTDPNDQRANSSTSLSLRVVKTLKEFLDKYHNMALIASCNDIDKLSENFTQIVKFQIDVTVPDEPERREIFSYLLEKETRTYNSEHLPQAYKDKVEFEGRLDVSGLKFSKRSDVSFQSLALQSAGLTPRDLSSIVRKAKQLAIRRLMGQAKEEGISFAKIVKIANGGIVQLTPNDFDKAINDARNQFSDSIGAPRIPNVKWEDIGGMDTVKGEILDTIDMPLKHPELFSNGLKKRSGILFYGPPGTGKTLLAKAIATNFSLNFFSVKGPELLNMYIGESEANVRRVFQKARDAKPCVIFFDELDSVAPKRGNQGDSGGVMDRIVSQLLAELDGMSGGESNGDGVFVVGATNRPDLLDEALLRPGRFDKMLYLGISDTNDKQTKILEALTRKFKLSDEVDLAKIAENCSFNLTGADFYALCSDSMLNAMTRTANEVDAKLKKFNEQRTSEGKEEVSSRWWFDNAATPADINVLVTMQDFEKSLSELVPSVSADELNHYLRVKENFEGGKKKAQESQELNEAQRKPEDFPQQLLEELRANGQDIDGFVAENGTHVMMNGNGHQ